One segment of Streptomyces sp. TG1A-8 DNA contains the following:
- a CDS encoding ABC transporter ATP-binding protein gives MSEDLALPAPRETTAGADEEPLLRVSGLTKHFPIKGGFPIRRTVGAVQAVDGVDLTVRAGESFGLVGESGCGKSTTGRLITRLLEPTAGTISYRGRDIGHASRRELAPIRPEIQMIFQDPYSSLNPRQTVGRIISGPMEVNGIDPAGGREARVRELLETVGLNPEHYNRFPHEFSGGQRQRIGVARALALEPKLIVADEPVSALDVSIQAQVVNLLQKVQRELGIAFLFIAHDLAIVRHFSQRVAVMYLGKIIEVGDRDSIYHRPRHPYTHALLSAVPEVGMRDGDAPARERIRLAGDVPSPVNPPSGCRFRTRCWKATEKCAAEVPPLVRISGNRSGHLTACHFPEDPTTRARRDDIVLDPALAALEEDAEDQDPGLPFGPCRARGVRPDPDEGP, from the coding sequence ATGTCAGAGGACCTGGCCCTCCCGGCCCCCCGGGAGACGACCGCCGGCGCGGACGAGGAGCCGCTGCTGCGGGTCTCGGGCCTGACCAAGCACTTCCCGATCAAGGGCGGCTTCCCGATCCGCCGCACCGTCGGCGCGGTACAGGCCGTCGACGGCGTCGACCTGACCGTGCGCGCCGGCGAGAGCTTCGGCCTGGTCGGCGAGTCCGGCTGCGGCAAGTCGACCACCGGCCGGCTGATCACCCGGCTGCTGGAGCCCACGGCCGGCACGATCTCCTACCGGGGCCGGGACATCGGCCACGCCTCGCGCAGGGAACTGGCGCCGATCCGCCCCGAGATCCAGATGATCTTCCAGGACCCCTACTCGTCGCTGAACCCCCGGCAGACGGTCGGCAGGATCATCTCGGGCCCGATGGAGGTCAACGGCATCGACCCGGCCGGCGGCCGGGAGGCGCGCGTCCGCGAGCTGCTGGAGACCGTCGGTCTCAACCCCGAGCACTACAACCGCTTCCCGCACGAGTTCTCCGGCGGCCAGCGCCAGCGCATCGGCGTGGCCCGCGCGCTGGCCCTCGAGCCCAAGCTGATCGTGGCGGACGAGCCGGTCTCCGCACTGGACGTCTCCATCCAGGCCCAGGTCGTGAACCTGCTGCAGAAGGTGCAGCGCGAACTGGGCATCGCGTTCCTGTTCATCGCCCACGACCTCGCGATCGTGCGCCACTTCTCCCAGCGGGTCGCCGTCATGTACCTCGGCAAGATCATCGAGGTGGGCGACCGCGACTCCATCTACCACCGCCCGCGCCACCCCTACACCCACGCCCTGCTGTCCGCCGTCCCCGAGGTCGGCATGAGGGACGGCGACGCGCCCGCACGCGAGCGGATCCGCCTGGCCGGCGACGTGCCCTCCCCGGTCAACCCGCCCTCCGGCTGCCGCTTCCGCACCCGCTGCTGGAAGGCGACGGAGAAGTGCGCGGCCGAGGTCCCGCCGCTGGTCCGGATCTCCGGCAACCGCTCCGGCCACCTGACGGCCTGCCACTTCCCGGAGGACCCGACGACGCGGGCCAGGCGGGACGACATCGTCCTGGACCCGGCCCTCGCGGCGCTGGAGGAGGACGCGGAGGACCAGGACCCGGGCCTCCCGTTCGGACCCTGCCGGGCTCGCGGGGTCCGGCCCGATCCGGACGAAGGGCCCTAA
- a CDS encoding ABC transporter ATP-binding protein — protein sequence MSSTTPLLDVSGLTKHFPIKGGFPIRRTVGAVQAVDGLDFQVSEGESLGLVGESGCGKSTTGRLITRLLEPTAGTISYRGQDITHANRKQLAPVRSEIQMIFQDPYASLNPRHTVGRIISGPMEVNGIDPAGGREARVRELLETVGLNPEHYNRFPHEFSGGQRQRIGVARALALEPKLIVADEPVSALDVSIQAQVVNLLQKVQRELGIAFLFIAHDLAIVRHFSQRVAVMYLGKIVEIADREDLYGNPRHPYTRALLSAVPEATVDEEPRERIRLTGDVPSPINPPSGCRFRTRCWKATEKCATEVPPLAQVEGDGPGHLTACHYPETAQTVPAPRLSKDPQEAV from the coding sequence ATGAGCAGCACCACTCCCCTCCTGGACGTCTCCGGGCTCACCAAGCACTTCCCGATCAAGGGCGGCTTCCCGATCCGCCGCACCGTCGGCGCGGTACAGGCCGTCGACGGGCTGGACTTCCAGGTGTCCGAGGGCGAGAGCCTGGGTCTGGTCGGCGAGTCCGGCTGCGGCAAGTCGACCACCGGCCGGCTGATCACCCGGCTGCTGGAGCCCACGGCCGGCACGATCTCCTACCGGGGCCAGGACATCACGCACGCCAACCGCAAGCAGCTGGCGCCGGTCCGCTCCGAGATCCAGATGATCTTCCAGGACCCCTACGCCTCGCTGAACCCCCGGCACACGGTCGGCAGGATCATCTCGGGCCCGATGGAGGTCAACGGCATCGACCCGGCCGGCGGCCGGGAGGCGCGCGTCCGCGAGCTGCTGGAGACCGTCGGTCTCAACCCCGAGCACTACAACCGCTTCCCGCACGAGTTCTCCGGCGGCCAGCGCCAGCGCATCGGCGTGGCCCGCGCGCTGGCCCTCGAGCCCAAGCTGATCGTGGCGGACGAGCCGGTCTCCGCACTGGACGTCTCCATCCAGGCCCAGGTTGTGAACCTGCTGCAGAAGGTGCAGCGCGAACTGGGCATCGCGTTCCTGTTCATCGCCCACGACCTCGCGATCGTGCGCCACTTCTCCCAGCGGGTCGCCGTCATGTACCTCGGCAAGATCGTCGAGATCGCCGACCGCGAGGACCTGTACGGCAACCCGCGCCACCCCTACACGCGGGCCCTGCTGTCCGCCGTGCCCGAGGCGACGGTGGACGAGGAGCCGCGCGAGCGGATCCGTCTGACCGGCGACGTGCCCTCCCCGATCAACCCGCCCTCCGGCTGCCGCTTCCGCACCCGCTGCTGGAAGGCGACGGAGAAGTGCGCCACGGAGGTTCCGCCGCTGGCCCAGGTCGAGGGCGACGGCCCCGGCCACCTGACGGCCTGCCACTACCCGGAGACGGCGCAGACCGTGCCGGCCCCCCGTCTCTCCAAGGACCCCCAGGAAGCGGTCTGA
- a CDS encoding ABC transporter permease codes for MLRFLVRRVFGALVILLVISAVTFWLFYAIPRDPAMMSCGKNCTPDMLKQVRHNLGIDHPVPVQYWYWLKGIFVGRSYGDFGDCSAPCLGYSFANREPVLGTIIDRLPLTLSLAFGSAIVFLIFGIGAGMIAAIKQGKWQDKLASSASLVASSLQIYFVGYIAMYFLVSKLDILDNPSYTPITEDPIQWASGLLLPWLVLALIWTANYTRMTRSQLVETLSEDYVRTARAKGLSSRNVFFRFAWRGAMGPIVTIFGIDLATLIGGAIITESVFSLQGVGRLALRSVEQSDLPMVLGVTLLSAGTIVIFNIIVDAVYAMIDPRIRLA; via the coding sequence ATGCTCCGCTTCCTTGTCCGCCGAGTTTTCGGCGCGCTGGTCATCCTATTGGTCATCAGCGCCGTCACCTTCTGGCTCTTCTACGCCATCCCGCGTGACCCCGCGATGATGTCGTGCGGCAAGAACTGCACGCCCGACATGCTCAAGCAGGTCCGGCACAACCTGGGCATCGACCACCCGGTCCCGGTCCAGTACTGGTACTGGCTCAAGGGCATCTTCGTCGGTCGCAGCTACGGCGACTTCGGTGACTGCAGCGCGCCGTGCCTCGGCTACTCCTTCGCCAACCGCGAGCCCGTCCTCGGCACGATCATCGACCGGCTCCCACTGACACTCTCGCTCGCCTTCGGCTCGGCCATCGTCTTCCTGATCTTCGGTATCGGCGCGGGCATGATCGCCGCCATCAAGCAGGGCAAGTGGCAGGACAAGCTGGCCAGCTCGGCGTCGCTGGTCGCTTCCTCCTTGCAGATCTACTTCGTCGGTTACATCGCGATGTACTTCCTCGTCTCCAAGCTGGACATCCTCGACAACCCGTCGTACACGCCCATCACCGAAGACCCCATCCAGTGGGCCTCCGGCCTGCTGCTGCCGTGGCTGGTGCTGGCCCTGATTTGGACCGCGAACTACACCCGTATGACGCGCTCCCAGCTGGTCGAGACGCTCAGCGAGGACTACGTCCGCACGGCCCGTGCCAAGGGTCTGTCCTCGCGCAATGTGTTCTTCCGGTTCGCCTGGCGCGGTGCCATGGGTCCGATTGTTACCATCTTCGGCATCGACCTCGCCACGCTCATCGGTGGCGCGATCATCACGGAATCCGTCTTCAGTCTCCAGGGCGTCGGCCGACTCGCGCTGAGGTCCGTGGAACAGAGCGACCTTCCCATGGTGCTCGGTGTCACCCTGCTGTCCGCCGGCACGATCGTGATTTTCAACATCATCGTCGACGCCGTCTACGCCATGATCGACCCGCGGATCCGGCTCGCCTGA
- a CDS encoding trans-aconitate 2-methyltransferase — MVDHAFTDLTLAGLYDGLNPWGPGDDFYLGLVMAAGTVLDVGCGTGQLLRRARAEGHRGRLVGLDPAAAMLVQARRAAPDVEWVLGDMRARLWDREFDLAVMTGHAFQTLLGDEEIRVCLRAVREALADGGRFVFETRNPAARAWEAWTPDRVRHVTAADGSRVRVWHEVQGGGPSHGRVRFTETFEADGWPAPRVSRSVLRLLDVKALERFLAEAGLTVVEQYGDWGRGPLTPDAPEIVTVARAG, encoded by the coding sequence GTGGTAGATCACGCGTTCACCGACCTCACGCTCGCGGGGCTGTACGACGGACTCAACCCCTGGGGCCCGGGGGACGACTTCTACCTGGGGCTGGTGATGGCCGCCGGGACCGTGCTGGACGTCGGGTGCGGCACCGGGCAGTTACTGCGGCGGGCCCGGGCCGAGGGGCACCGGGGCCGGCTGGTGGGGCTCGACCCGGCCGCCGCCATGCTCGTCCAGGCCCGGCGGGCCGCACCGGACGTCGAGTGGGTGCTCGGGGACATGCGGGCGCGGCTGTGGGACCGGGAGTTCGACCTCGCCGTGATGACCGGGCACGCCTTCCAGACGCTGCTGGGCGACGAGGAGATCCGGGTGTGCCTGCGGGCGGTGCGGGAAGCGCTCGCGGACGGGGGCCGGTTCGTCTTCGAGACGCGCAATCCGGCCGCCCGGGCCTGGGAGGCCTGGACGCCGGACCGGGTGCGGCACGTCACCGCGGCCGACGGCTCCCGGGTGCGCGTGTGGCACGAGGTCCAGGGCGGCGGCCCGTCCCACGGGCGCGTGCGGTTCACGGAGACCTTCGAGGCCGACGGCTGGCCGGCCCCCCGGGTCAGCCGCAGCGTCCTGCGCCTGCTGGACGTGAAGGCGCTGGAGCGCTTCCTGGCGGAGGCCGGGCTGACGGTGGTGGAGCAGTACGGCGACTGGGGGCGGGGGCCGCTCACGCCCGACGCCCCGGAGATCGTCACCGTGGCACGGGCCGGTTAG
- a CDS encoding ABC transporter ATP-binding protein, with the protein MTSTDQQPFLSVKDLKVHFSTEDGTVKAVDGLSFDLARGKTLGIVGESGSGKSVTNLTILGLHNPDSTLVEGSIELDGEELNGASERTLEKLRGNKMSMIFQDALASLSPYHTIGAQIGEVYRKHTGASSGQARARAVEMLRRVGIPQPDVRVDDYPHQFSGGMRQRAMIAMALVCDPELLIADEPTTALDVTVQAQIMDLLKDLQQEFGTAIIFITHDLGVIAEVADEVLVMYGGRCVERGTKEEVLRAPQHPYTWGLLGSMPSLDGPVDVPLNPIPGSPPSLLNPPPGCRFHPRCAFAEKVEGNRCATERPLLDVVNGRGNACHLTDDQRREFLADLASSKAH; encoded by the coding sequence GTGACGAGCACCGATCAGCAGCCCTTCCTGTCCGTCAAGGACCTGAAGGTGCACTTCTCGACCGAGGACGGCACCGTCAAGGCCGTCGACGGTCTCTCCTTCGACCTCGCACGTGGCAAGACGCTGGGCATCGTGGGGGAGTCGGGGTCCGGCAAGTCCGTCACCAACCTGACCATCCTGGGCCTGCACAACCCGGACAGCACCCTGGTCGAGGGCTCCATCGAGCTGGACGGCGAGGAGCTGAACGGGGCCTCGGAGAGGACGCTCGAAAAGCTCCGCGGCAACAAGATGTCCATGATCTTCCAGGACGCGCTGGCCTCCCTGTCGCCGTACCACACCATCGGCGCGCAGATCGGCGAGGTGTACCGCAAGCACACCGGCGCCTCCAGCGGCCAGGCCCGGGCCCGGGCCGTCGAGATGCTCCGGAGGGTCGGCATCCCGCAGCCCGACGTCCGGGTGGACGACTACCCGCACCAGTTCTCCGGCGGTATGCGCCAGCGCGCGATGATCGCCATGGCGCTGGTCTGCGACCCGGAACTGCTGATCGCCGACGAGCCGACGACCGCGCTCGACGTGACGGTCCAGGCGCAGATCATGGACCTGCTCAAGGACCTCCAGCAGGAGTTCGGCACCGCGATCATCTTCATCACCCACGACCTGGGCGTGATCGCCGAGGTCGCGGACGAGGTGCTGGTGATGTACGGCGGCCGGTGCGTGGAACGGGGCACCAAGGAGGAGGTGCTGCGCGCGCCGCAGCACCCGTACACCTGGGGCCTGCTCGGCTCCATGCCGAGCCTGGACGGCCCGGTCGACGTGCCGCTGAACCCGATCCCGGGCTCGCCGCCCTCGCTGCTGAACCCGCCGCCCGGCTGCCGCTTCCACCCGCGCTGCGCCTTCGCCGAGAAGGTGGAGGGCAACCGGTGCGCCACCGAGCGCCCGCTGCTGGACGTCGTGAACGGCCGCGGCAACGCCTGCCACCTGACCGACGACCAGCGCCGCGAGTTCCTCGCCGACCTTGCCTCCAGCAAGGCCCACTGA